In Asanoa sp. WMMD1127, one genomic interval encodes:
- a CDS encoding alpha-E domain-containing protein: MLSRIAESLYWIGRYVERAEDTARILDVHLHQMLADPWVPEETACRSLLSVMGAPVPDTGPLSAARVVALLGLAADNPSSVAGALAAARENARGARETVSSEMWECLNATWLALPEARARVEQQGVHAFFGWVRDRCAVLAGLTDATMSRDEGWLFLVLGRSVERVDMSARLLSTHVQAGGSIPSWLTLLRSCGAWETFLRTYRGSLDDRHAAEFLLLDRLFPRSVFAALSTAESCLTELAPGPGRAGVATDAQRIVGRSRTNLEFRGVDELLADLAGVLDGVERTCSQVNQAVSTRYFRQTSAVSWVTGAVA, encoded by the coding sequence GCCGCTACGTCGAGCGGGCCGAGGACACCGCTCGCATCCTGGACGTCCACCTGCACCAGATGCTCGCCGACCCGTGGGTGCCCGAGGAAACCGCGTGCCGCTCGCTGCTGTCGGTGATGGGCGCGCCGGTGCCGGACACGGGACCGCTCTCCGCCGCCCGCGTGGTCGCGCTGCTCGGGCTCGCCGCCGACAACCCCAGCTCGGTGGCCGGCGCGCTGGCCGCGGCCCGGGAGAACGCCCGAGGCGCCCGCGAGACCGTCTCGTCCGAGATGTGGGAGTGCCTCAACGCCACCTGGCTCGCCCTGCCGGAAGCGCGCGCCCGGGTGGAGCAGCAAGGCGTGCACGCCTTCTTCGGTTGGGTCCGCGACCGCTGCGCCGTGCTGGCCGGCCTCACCGACGCCACGATGAGCCGCGACGAGGGTTGGCTGTTCCTCGTGCTCGGCCGCAGCGTCGAACGGGTCGACATGTCGGCGCGGTTGCTGTCGACCCACGTCCAGGCCGGGGGCTCGATCCCGTCGTGGCTGACGCTGCTGCGGTCGTGCGGGGCGTGGGAGACGTTCCTGCGCACCTACCGCGGCTCGCTCGACGACCGGCACGCCGCCGAGTTCCTGCTCCTCGACCGGCTCTTCCCGCGGTCGGTGTTCGCGGCGCTGTCGACCGCCGAGTCGTGCCTGACCGAACTGGCGCCCGGCCCGGGCCGGGCCGGCGTCGCGACGGACGCGCAGCGGATCGTCGGCCGGTCCCGGACCAACCTCGAGTTCCGGGGCGTCGACGAGCTGCTGGCCGACCTGGCCGGCGTCCTGGACGGTGTGGAGCGCACGTGTTCGCAGGTCAACCAGGCGGTGTCCACCCGGTACTTCCGGCAGACCTCCGCGGTGAGCTGGGTTACGGGGGCGGTGGCGTGA
- a CDS encoding transglutaminase family protein, with protein MNSWRLEIEHRTGFRYDGQVAASYNEARMTPRDEPHQAVLDARVEVWPEASTHRYVDYWGTVVTAFDVHTPHDRLTVTATAVVETLPPGDLLATATWAELADPGTVDRWHELLLPSPHTALDDELTALADEIRGGHGTPHAAARAVCETVRAEVAYVAGSTGVQTDAVQAWRQRSGVCQDLSHLTVGLLRSMGVPARYVSGYLHPTPDAPVGETVVGQSHAWVEWWAGRWMGFDPTNGVPIGERHVVIGRGREYGDVPPLKGVYAGPPNTGQGVEVKITRVR; from the coding sequence GTGAACAGCTGGCGGCTGGAGATCGAGCACAGGACCGGCTTCCGGTACGACGGCCAGGTCGCCGCTTCCTACAACGAGGCCCGGATGACCCCACGGGACGAGCCGCACCAGGCGGTCCTCGACGCGCGGGTGGAGGTCTGGCCCGAGGCCAGCACCCATCGCTACGTCGACTACTGGGGCACGGTGGTGACCGCGTTCGACGTGCACACGCCGCACGACCGGTTGACCGTCACCGCCACCGCGGTGGTCGAGACGCTGCCGCCCGGCGACCTGCTGGCCACCGCGACCTGGGCCGAGCTGGCCGACCCGGGCACGGTGGACCGTTGGCACGAGCTGCTGCTGCCGAGCCCGCACACCGCGCTCGACGACGAGCTGACCGCACTGGCCGACGAGATCCGGGGTGGGCACGGCACGCCGCACGCCGCCGCTCGGGCCGTGTGCGAGACCGTGCGCGCCGAGGTGGCGTACGTGGCGGGTTCGACCGGTGTGCAGACCGACGCCGTGCAGGCCTGGCGGCAGCGCAGCGGCGTCTGCCAGGACCTCAGCCACCTGACCGTCGGGCTGCTCCGATCGATGGGCGTGCCGGCCCGGTACGTCTCCGGCTATCTGCACCCCACGCCGGACGCGCCGGTCGGCGAGACCGTCGTCGGCCAGAGCCACGCCTGGGTGGAATGGTGGGCCGGTCGGTGGATGGGCTTCGACCCGACCAACGGCGTGCCGATCGGCGAGCGGCACGTGGTGATCGGCCGCGGCCGGGAGTACGGCGATGTGCCGCCCCTCAAAGGCGTCTACGCCGGCCCGCCCAACACCGGCCAGGGCGTCGAGGTGAAGATCACCCGGGTCCGCTAG
- a CDS encoding YegS/Rv2252/BmrU family lipid kinase, which produces MRTKPELTSAIRTGRRAVLLVNAHSRRGRRLYPEVLRRVEAAGFELLGRFPIEDPRQLRSSLESATELGPDLLVVGGGDGTIGAAARHLAHRDVALGLLPLGTTNNFARTLGIPLDLDAAVAILTGGKVIDVDLGLAGDMPFANHVGIGLSAAIFATAPPRLKKVIGRLAYPATALALLTRHRAMRVTVRTDGRSHDYVTHQLYVANGGFHAGRPITADADADDRLLVAYPVGDANRARLLRETARNAATGHRRSHGEDPFLATDEILVETDRPVPVEVDGEPRGYTPLRIGLAANALRVMAATDTVDR; this is translated from the coding sequence ATGCGCACGAAGCCGGAGCTGACCTCGGCGATCCGCACGGGCCGCCGGGCCGTGCTGCTGGTCAACGCCCACTCCCGGCGGGGCCGCCGGCTCTATCCCGAGGTGCTGCGCCGGGTCGAGGCCGCCGGGTTCGAGCTGTTGGGCCGGTTCCCGATCGAGGACCCGAGACAGTTGCGCAGCAGCCTGGAGTCGGCGACGGAGCTCGGGCCGGACCTGCTCGTCGTCGGCGGCGGTGACGGCACGATCGGCGCTGCCGCCCGGCATCTGGCGCACCGCGACGTCGCGCTCGGGCTGCTGCCATTGGGCACGACCAACAACTTCGCCCGTACGCTCGGCATCCCGCTCGACCTCGACGCCGCCGTCGCCATCCTGACCGGCGGCAAGGTGATCGACGTCGACCTGGGCCTGGCCGGCGACATGCCGTTCGCCAACCACGTCGGCATCGGCCTGTCCGCCGCGATCTTCGCGACCGCCCCGCCGCGGCTCAAGAAGGTCATCGGCCGCCTCGCCTATCCCGCGACCGCGCTGGCCCTGCTCACCCGCCACCGGGCGATGCGGGTGACCGTGCGCACCGACGGCCGGTCGCACGACTACGTGACCCATCAGCTCTACGTCGCCAATGGCGGGTTCCACGCCGGCCGCCCGATCACCGCCGACGCCGACGCCGACGACCGGCTGCTGGTCGCGTACCCCGTCGGCGACGCCAACCGCGCGCGGCTCCTGCGCGAGACGGCCCGCAACGCGGCGACCGGCCACCGCCGCTCCCACGGCGAGGATCCGTTCCTGGCCACCGACGAGATCCTGGTCGAGACCGACCGCCCGGTGCCGGTCGAGGTCGACGGGGAGCCGCGGGGCTACACGCCGCTGCGGATCGGCCTGGCCGCCAACGCCCTGCGCGTGATGGCCGCCACCGACACCGTCGACCGCTAG
- the thrS gene encoding threonine--tRNA ligase translates to MIDHRKLGRELGIFHSDPRSGAGLPLWLPAGAAARHAVEEYLRDLEQRNGYQHVYSPPLGRRELFELSGHLGYFADDMFPPMRLSSDDELMLRPALCPHHCLVYLARGRSYRELPLRIAEIGGMYRSERSGVLGGLSRVRAIHLNDAHIFCALSSVGEEVASVLSLVDAAHAALGVRVSSLRLSLRGPGAKYIGSPESWEMAESLLRSALGDRSYVEAPGDAAFYGPKIDIQVADAAGREWTLSTVQLDFDKPERFDLSYVDASGSRQRPVLVHRSLVGSMERLFGYLIEAHEGAFPVWYAPVQVRVLPVSEGVAGAAYSFSAAAASRGLRVDVDVEGGSLGARIRDAAALRVPYVAVIGEREAAGGQVALRLRGGRELPPMPIADALRLIGEEGRLPS, encoded by the coding sequence ATGATCGACCATCGCAAGCTCGGGCGTGAGCTCGGCATCTTCCATTCTGATCCACGCTCGGGTGCGGGCCTGCCGCTGTGGTTGCCGGCGGGCGCCGCGGCCCGGCACGCGGTCGAGGAATACCTGCGCGACCTCGAGCAGCGCAACGGCTACCAGCACGTCTACTCGCCACCGTTGGGGCGACGGGAGCTGTTCGAGCTGTCCGGCCATCTCGGCTACTTCGCCGACGACATGTTCCCGCCGATGCGGCTGTCGTCCGACGACGAGCTGATGCTGCGGCCCGCGCTCTGTCCGCACCACTGTCTGGTCTACCTCGCGCGCGGGCGCTCGTACCGGGAGCTGCCGTTGCGGATAGCGGAGATCGGCGGCATGTACCGCAGTGAGCGGTCCGGCGTGCTCGGCGGGTTGTCGCGGGTCCGGGCGATCCATCTCAACGACGCCCACATCTTCTGTGCCCTCTCGTCCGTCGGCGAGGAGGTGGCGTCGGTGCTGTCCCTGGTCGACGCCGCGCATGCGGCCCTCGGCGTGCGGGTGAGCTCGCTGCGGCTCTCGCTGCGGGGGCCTGGCGCGAAATACATCGGGTCGCCCGAGTCGTGGGAGATGGCGGAGTCGCTGCTGCGGTCGGCACTGGGCGACCGGTCCTATGTGGAGGCGCCCGGTGACGCGGCGTTCTACGGGCCTAAGATCGACATCCAGGTGGCGGACGCGGCGGGGCGGGAGTGGACCCTGTCGACCGTACAGCTGGATTTCGACAAGCCGGAGCGCTTCGATTTGTCCTATGTGGATGCGTCTGGTTCGCGGCAACGGCCTGTTCTCGTGCACCGCAGCCTGGTGGGCAGCATGGAGCGGCTGTTCGGTTACCTGATCGAGGCGCACGAGGGTGCGTTCCCGGTCTGGTACGCGCCGGTGCAGGTGCGGGTGCTGCCGGTGTCGGAGGGTGTCGCGGGGGCGGCGTACTCGTTCTCGGCCGCGGCGGCGTCGCGCGGTCTGCGGGTCGACGTCGACGTCGAGGGCGGGTCGCTGGGGGCCCGCATCCGCGACGCGGCGGCGCTGCGGGTGCCCTACGTGGCGGTGATCGGCGAGCGCGAGGCCGCCGGCGGTCAGGTGGCGTTGCGGCTGCGCGGCGGTCGCGAGCTGCCGCCGATGCCGATCGCGGACGCGCTCCGGCTGATCGGCGAAGAAGGAAGGCTCCCTTCCTGA
- the nhaA gene encoding Na+/H+ antiporter NhaA → MTDQKPANRLFGRGSLVESTRIADILRTETAGGLLLVAAALIAVILANSPVSGTYERISDAHFGPSALHLNLSIAEWTADGLLAIFFFVAGLELKREFVAGDLRDPRRAALPVAAAVGGMAVPALIYTVVNLAAADGAPRGWAIPSATDIAFALAVLGLINTHLPSSLRTFLLTLAVVDDLLAIVVIAVFYTSSLHLVPLLLALVPLAAFAVLVQRRVRSWWLLLPLALVTWALVHASGVHATVAGVLLAFAVPVRRRAPGEGPGLAEHFEHRWRPLSAGFAVPLFAFFAAGVTIAGGDAVTDPVTIGIVLGLVVGKTVGVLASSWLVQRFTRAQLSEGLSWWDVLGVAMLAGVGFTVSLLIGELAFGPGSPRDEAAKLGILAGSVVAAIVASVVLRARNRHYRTLVEEEERDDDADGVPDVYQR, encoded by the coding sequence GTGACCGACCAAAAGCCAGCAAACCGACTTTTCGGTCGGGGCAGCCTCGTCGAGTCCACCCGCATCGCCGACATCCTGCGCACGGAGACGGCCGGTGGGTTGCTGCTGGTCGCCGCCGCGTTGATCGCGGTGATTCTGGCGAACTCCCCGGTATCGGGCACCTACGAGCGGATCTCCGACGCGCATTTCGGACCCAGCGCCCTGCACCTGAACCTGTCCATTGCCGAATGGACGGCGGACGGTCTCCTCGCGATCTTCTTCTTCGTCGCCGGCCTGGAGCTCAAACGGGAGTTCGTCGCCGGTGACCTGCGCGATCCGCGGCGGGCTGCCCTGCCGGTCGCCGCCGCGGTCGGCGGTATGGCAGTGCCCGCGCTGATCTATACGGTGGTCAACCTCGCCGCGGCCGACGGCGCGCCGCGGGGCTGGGCCATTCCGAGCGCGACCGACATCGCGTTCGCGCTCGCCGTGCTCGGCCTGATCAACACCCACCTGCCCAGCTCGCTGCGAACGTTCCTGCTCACCCTGGCGGTGGTCGACGACCTGCTGGCGATCGTGGTGATCGCGGTTTTCTACACGTCGAGCCTGCACCTGGTGCCCCTGCTGCTGGCGCTCGTGCCGCTCGCCGCCTTCGCGGTGCTGGTGCAGCGCCGGGTGCGGTCGTGGTGGCTGCTGCTGCCCCTGGCCTTGGTGACGTGGGCGCTGGTGCACGCGTCCGGGGTGCACGCCACCGTGGCCGGCGTGCTGCTCGCGTTCGCCGTCCCGGTGCGCCGCCGCGCGCCTGGCGAGGGGCCTGGGCTGGCCGAGCACTTCGAGCACCGGTGGCGCCCGTTGTCCGCCGGCTTCGCGGTGCCGCTGTTCGCCTTCTTCGCGGCGGGAGTGACGATCGCGGGCGGCGACGCGGTCACCGACCCGGTGACGATCGGCATCGTGCTGGGCCTGGTGGTGGGCAAGACCGTCGGTGTCCTGGCCTCGAGCTGGCTGGTGCAGCGCTTCACCCGCGCCCAACTCAGCGAAGGGCTGTCCTGGTGGGACGTGCTCGGCGTGGCGATGCTCGCGGGCGTGGGCTTCACCGTCTCGCTGTTGATCGGCGAGCTCGCGTTCGGCCCCGGCAGCCCCCGCGACGAAGCCGCGAAGCTGGGCATCCTCGCCGGCTCGGTGGTGGCGGCGATAGTGGCGAGCGTGGTGCTGCGCGCCCGCAACCGCCACTACCGCACGCTCGTGGAAGAGGAAGAGCGCGACGACGACGCCGACGGCGTGCCCGACGTCTACCAGCGCTGA
- a CDS encoding DUF389 domain-containing protein encodes MLHLRIIVPAALRPDVERLLHGTAAVTHVVVLPGAATQPVGDLVLADVVREGASDVIEALRALGVEAIVAENVDVPLSRYADRAARRTPGLGVDAVVWEEIEHRTGEETELSGAYLAFMIVATAIAGIGVLLDQPILIVGAMVVGPEFGPLAALCVGLVQGRWALVRRSLIALVVGFAVAMLVTVGTTWLLDAAGLVSKEMLVAPRPLTDFIWRPDALSWVVGFLAGVAGMLSLTSAKSATLVGVLISVTTVPAAANAAVALAYGVRGEAVGSAAQLAINLAAIALAGVLTLLVQRLWWRRTRRARPAPTPIAGKRADASTP; translated from the coding sequence GTGCTGCATCTACGGATCATCGTGCCGGCCGCGCTCCGGCCGGACGTCGAGCGCCTGTTGCACGGCACGGCGGCCGTGACCCATGTCGTCGTGCTCCCCGGCGCGGCCACCCAGCCGGTCGGCGACCTCGTGCTGGCCGACGTCGTGCGGGAGGGTGCGAGTGACGTCATCGAGGCGCTGCGCGCCCTCGGGGTCGAGGCGATCGTCGCGGAGAACGTCGACGTGCCGCTGTCCCGGTACGCCGACCGGGCGGCCCGCCGCACGCCGGGCCTCGGCGTCGACGCGGTGGTGTGGGAGGAGATCGAGCACCGCACGGGCGAGGAGACGGAGCTGTCCGGCGCGTACCTGGCCTTCATGATCGTCGCCACCGCGATCGCCGGCATCGGTGTGCTGCTCGACCAGCCGATCCTGATCGTCGGCGCGATGGTGGTGGGTCCGGAGTTCGGTCCCCTGGCCGCGTTGTGCGTCGGCCTGGTCCAGGGCCGGTGGGCCCTGGTGCGGCGCTCGCTGATCGCCCTGGTCGTCGGGTTCGCGGTGGCGATGCTGGTCACGGTCGGCACCACCTGGCTGCTCGACGCGGCCGGCCTCGTCAGCAAGGAGATGCTGGTAGCCCCACGGCCGCTGACCGACTTCATCTGGCGGCCCGACGCGCTGTCCTGGGTCGTCGGCTTCCTCGCCGGCGTCGCCGGAATGCTGTCGCTGACCTCCGCCAAGTCGGCGACGCTGGTGGGCGTGCTGATCTCCGTAACCACGGTCCCAGCGGCGGCGAACGCCGCGGTGGCCCTGGCCTACGGCGTACGCGGGGAGGCGGTGGGTTCGGCGGCTCAGCTCGCGATCAACCTTGCCGCGATCGCGCTGGCAGGGGTGCTCACCCTGCTGGTCCAGCGGTTGTGGTGGCGGCGCACACGCCGGGCCCGGCCGGCGCCCACACCGATCGCCGGCAAGCGCGCCGACGCGTCCACGCCCTGA
- a CDS encoding DoxX family membrane protein, which produces MAPLVFLVVGFVLARVAGLAGIDALDGWLPALRVGLAVMFVVTGLAHFAPKMRAGMIAMVPPGLPRPALLVTVTGVLELIGAVGLLIPATARFAAIGLALLMVAMFPANVSAARRKLSLGGRPVEPIGRRTALQIFWIGLAAAVAVAA; this is translated from the coding sequence ATGGCACCCCTCGTCTTCCTCGTTGTCGGTTTCGTCCTCGCCCGCGTGGCCGGCCTCGCCGGCATCGACGCCCTCGACGGTTGGCTGCCCGCGCTCCGGGTCGGGCTCGCGGTCATGTTCGTGGTCACCGGCCTCGCCCACTTCGCGCCCAAGATGCGGGCGGGCATGATCGCGATGGTGCCGCCTGGGCTGCCGCGGCCGGCTCTGCTGGTCACGGTCACCGGCGTGCTGGAGCTGATCGGCGCCGTCGGCCTGCTCATCCCGGCCACCGCCCGCTTCGCGGCGATCGGGTTGGCACTGCTCATGGTCGCGATGTTCCCGGCCAACGTCTCCGCGGCCCGACGCAAGCTCTCGCTCGGCGGCCGCCCCGTCGAACCGATCGGTCGCCGGACCGCCCTGCAGATCTTCTGGATCGGCCTCGCCGCAGCCGTCGCCGTCGCGGCGTGA
- a CDS encoding TetR/AcrR family transcriptional regulator, with product MRDTRPYHHGDLRRTLLAAAAEAITESGPAALSLRDLARRAGVSHAAPAHHFGDKAGLLTALAAEGFDLLADELDRTRAAGGGVLEAGVGYVRFAVAHPAHFDVMFQPKLFNRTDPELLAAEDRASGALAAAVATVGAKELRGSDARIAGLSAWSIVHGFATLWLSGALRTDLGNDPEEAARAVIRPLFARG from the coding sequence ATGAGAGACACCCGGCCCTATCACCACGGCGACCTGCGCCGGACCCTGCTCGCGGCGGCCGCCGAGGCGATCACCGAGAGCGGCCCCGCCGCGTTGAGCCTGCGCGACCTCGCCCGCCGGGCCGGCGTCTCACATGCCGCGCCGGCCCACCACTTCGGCGACAAGGCCGGCCTGCTCACCGCGCTGGCCGCCGAGGGCTTCGACCTGCTGGCCGACGAGCTCGACCGCACCCGGGCCGCCGGCGGCGGGGTGCTCGAGGCCGGCGTGGGCTACGTCCGGTTCGCGGTCGCCCATCCCGCGCACTTCGACGTGATGTTCCAGCCGAAACTGTTCAACCGCACCGACCCGGAGCTACTGGCGGCCGAGGATCGTGCCTCGGGCGCGCTGGCAGCTGCCGTCGCCACAGTGGGCGCGAAGGAGCTACGCGGCTCCGACGCGCGCATCGCCGGCCTGTCCGCCTGGTCGATCGTGCACGGATTCGCGACGCTGTGGTTGAGCGGAGCGCTCCGGACGGACCTGGGCAATGATCCGGAGGAGGCGGCCCGCGCCGTGATCCGGCCGCTGTTCGCGCGGGGCTGA
- a CDS encoding GuaB1 family IMP dehydrogenase-related protein gives MRFLDGNAPGHDLTYSDVFMTPNRSELVSRLDVDLSTDDGSGTTIPLVVANMTAVAGRRMAETVSRRGAMAVIPQDIPIDVVADVVGWVKQRHLVHDTAITLGPTDTVGDAIHLLPKRAHGAVVVVDAGQRPVGVVTEADLVGVDRFAQVRHVMSTELLTVPAEADPRRGFDALSAGRRRIAPVIDVEGRLVGVLTRAGALRATLYRPALDAKGRLRIAAAVGINGDVVGKAAALLEAGVDTLVVDTAHGHQEKMLTALRSVRALDPSVPLVAGNVVTSSGVRDLVDAGADIIKVGVGPGAMCTTRMMTGVGRPQFSAVLDCALAARALGRHVWADGGVRHPRDVALALAAGASNVMIGSWFAGTYESPGDLYTDPDGRRYKESFGMASARAVSARTADDSPFDRARKAVFEEGISSARMYLDPARPGVEDLIDEIVAGVRSAFTYAGAASIPDFHERAVVGVQSAAGYAEGMPSPTSW, from the coding sequence GTGAGATTTCTCGACGGCAACGCGCCCGGCCACGATCTGACGTACAGCGACGTCTTCATGACGCCGAACCGGTCGGAGCTGGTGTCGCGGCTCGATGTCGACCTGTCGACCGACGACGGCAGCGGCACCACCATCCCGCTCGTGGTGGCCAACATGACCGCCGTCGCCGGCCGCCGGATGGCCGAGACGGTGTCCCGCCGGGGCGCGATGGCCGTGATCCCGCAGGACATCCCGATCGACGTGGTCGCCGACGTGGTGGGCTGGGTCAAGCAGCGCCACCTGGTGCACGACACCGCGATCACGCTCGGCCCGACCGACACGGTTGGTGACGCCATCCACCTGCTGCCCAAGCGGGCCCACGGCGCGGTGGTCGTGGTCGACGCGGGTCAGCGCCCGGTCGGCGTGGTCACCGAGGCGGACCTGGTCGGCGTCGACCGGTTCGCTCAGGTCCGGCACGTGATGTCGACCGAGCTACTGACCGTGCCGGCCGAGGCCGACCCGCGACGCGGCTTCGACGCGCTGTCGGCCGGCCGGCGCCGGATCGCACCGGTGATCGACGTCGAGGGCCGGCTGGTCGGCGTGCTGACCCGGGCGGGGGCGCTGCGCGCGACGCTCTACCGGCCGGCGCTCGACGCCAAGGGCCGGCTGCGGATCGCGGCCGCGGTGGGCATCAACGGCGACGTCGTCGGCAAGGCGGCGGCGCTGCTCGAGGCCGGGGTCGACACGCTGGTCGTCGACACCGCGCACGGCCACCAGGAGAAGATGCTGACCGCGCTGCGGTCGGTGCGGGCGCTCGACCCGAGCGTGCCACTCGTCGCCGGCAACGTGGTGACTTCGTCCGGGGTGCGTGACCTGGTGGACGCGGGCGCCGACATCATCAAGGTCGGCGTCGGACCGGGCGCGATGTGCACGACCCGGATGATGACCGGGGTCGGCCGGCCACAGTTCTCGGCCGTGCTCGACTGCGCTCTGGCGGCCCGGGCGCTGGGTCGGCACGTCTGGGCCGACGGCGGCGTACGCCATCCGCGCGACGTGGCGCTGGCCCTGGCCGCGGGGGCGTCCAACGTGATGATCGGGTCCTGGTTCGCCGGAACCTACGAGTCGCCCGGCGACCTCTACACCGACCCCGACGGGCGGCGCTACAAGGAGAGCTTCGGGATGGCGTCGGCCCGCGCGGTCAGCGCCCGCACCGCCGACGACAGCCCGTTCGACCGGGCCCGCAAGGCGGTGTTCGAGGAGGGCATCTCGTCGGCGCGGATGTACCTCGACCCCGCCCGCCCCGGCGTCGAGGACCTGATCGACGAGATCGTCGCAGGGGTACGCAGCGCGTTCACCTATGCGGGGGCGGCCTCGATCCCGGACTTCCACGAGCGGGCCGTGGTCGGGGTCCAGTCGGCGGCCGGGTACGCGGAAGGCATGCCCTCCCCCACCAGCTGGTAG